In Ruminococcaceae bacterium BL-6, a genomic segment contains:
- a CDS encoding GtrA domain-containing protein: MKDNFFMQKQNRFIPANIRQFFSYLVVGGTSTVVEWGLFFLFVYPFGWDQNLSFIAAYIVSTFVNLVFGRHYTFKSAVLKQAGDRRALVRESSLVYLVAAVGCGLNILFLNIFTGIFHMDSMLAKVVTTAVVFLFNYLARKLGIYRERKPSTKTPS, encoded by the coding sequence TTGAAAGACAACTTTTTCATGCAAAAGCAAAATCGTTTCATCCCGGCAAATATCCGGCAGTTTTTCAGTTATCTCGTTGTCGGCGGCACATCCACGGTTGTTGAATGGGGGCTCTTTTTTCTTTTTGTCTATCCGTTCGGATGGGATCAGAATTTAAGCTTTATCGCCGCTTACATCGTCTCCACATTCGTGAATCTCGTATTCGGCCGACACTATACCTTTAAAAGCGCCGTTCTGAAGCAGGCCGGGGACCGCAGGGCGCTGGTGCGCGAAAGCTCGCTGGTTTATCTGGTGGCAGCCGTCGGCTGCGGGCTGAATATCCTGTTTCTGAACATTTTTACCGGTATCTTCCATATGGATTCCATGCTGGCGAAGGTTGTCACGACTGCCGTGGTTTTTCTCTTCAATTACCTCGCCAGAAAGCTGGGCATTTACCGGGAACGCAAGCCGTCGACAAAAACTCCATCCTGA
- a CDS encoding PadR family transcriptional regulator, whose translation MSLKHGLLGLLNYGPMTGYELDRAFRDSLDFFWHAQTSQIYRELNAMERLGWLKSEIVVQTDRPNKRRYSITGPGRSELQSWLKESIPDSEFRVRSEFLMKLFFSGERSGAETVEMLKNYRKRCEDAAAALKETGGSIERYRRNIQTDQKALYWGITASFGISYIRMCLDWTDRAIKTLEDSK comes from the coding sequence TTGTCTTTGAAGCACGGCCTTCTGGGCCTGCTGAATTACGGCCCGATGACGGGGTATGAGCTTGACAGGGCGTTCCGGGATTCCCTCGATTTTTTCTGGCACGCGCAGACGAGCCAGATTTACCGGGAACTCAATGCGATGGAACGGCTGGGGTGGCTGAAGTCGGAGATCGTGGTCCAGACGGACAGGCCGAACAAAAGAAGGTATTCCATCACAGGCCCTGGCAGGTCGGAGCTGCAGAGCTGGCTGAAAGAGAGCATCCCGGACAGCGAATTCCGGGTGCGGAGCGAGTTTCTGATGAAGCTGTTTTTCTCCGGCGAACGAAGCGGGGCTGAAACGGTGGAAATGCTGAAAAATTACAGAAAAAGATGCGAGGATGCCGCTGCCGCCCTGAAGGAAACCGGGGGCAGCATCGAACGTTACCGCCGGAATATCCAAACGGATCAGAAGGCTCTTTACTGGGGGATTACGGCTTCCTTTGGAATCTCCTATATCAGAATGTGTCTGGATTGGACGGACCGGGCGATCAAAACACTGGAGGACTCAAAATGA
- a CDS encoding XRE family transcriptional regulator, whose translation MAIKDTVANRFNEICQARKIKPNELATLSGVTPSTVYSMLDKRRRDISIVTIKKLCDGLGITLGEFFSTPEFDGSEQEIK comes from the coding sequence ATGGCGATAAAGGATACGGTTGCAAACCGATTCAATGAAATATGTCAGGCGAGAAAGATCAAGCCAAACGAATTGGCAACTTTGTCAGGCGTGACCCCATCGACAGTTTACAGCATGTTGGACAAAAGGCGCAGGGATATCTCCATTGTTACGATTAAGAAACTGTGCGACGGCCTGGGTATCACTCTGGGTGAATTTTTTTCCACGCCGGAGTTTGACGGCTCGGAGCAGGAAATTAAATAG
- a CDS encoding Glyoxalase, with product MNCCWCTITTEDLDKSVEFYEEMIGLSIARRFSPAPGTEIVFLKDGNGFEIELLKNGRPAGPAKEGISLGFEVKSLADMLALVKSKNIAVFGGPTKVPGCSFFFVKDPNGISIQFVENDR from the coding sequence ATGAATTGCTGCTGGTGCACCATTACGACGGAAGATCTGGACAAATCCGTAGAATTTTACGAAGAAATGATCGGGCTTTCCATTGCGAGGCGCTTTTCGCCCGCTCCGGGAACGGAGATCGTTTTTCTGAAAGACGGCAACGGCTTCGAGATCGAGCTGCTGAAAAACGGTCGGCCTGCGGGACCTGCAAAAGAGGGCATTTCCCTGGGCTTTGAGGTAAAATCGCTTGCCGATATGCTCGCCTTGGTCAAATCCAAAAATATCGCCGTTTTCGGCGGACCGACAAAAGTGCCGGGCTGCTCTTTCTTCTTTGTGAAGGACCCGAACGGTATTTCCATCCAGTTTGTGGAGAACGACCGCTGA
- a CDS encoding conserved membrane protein of unknown function (Evidence 4 : Unknown function but conserved in other organisms): protein MDRKLKIWLWLSIVLTAAGALLLYPIGTTALNCIFIAVKIGMVSGLLALLFQKGKAGLLIWALCSAGAVIMTVVKWSIAGSASVLFVVSILVDVCMPAGAYAMLKRR, encoded by the coding sequence ATGGATCGAAAGCTCAAAATATGGCTGTGGCTGTCGATCGTCCTGACCGCTGCGGGCGCGTTGCTTTTATATCCCATCGGTACGACGGCGCTGAACTGCATCTTTATCGCAGTCAAAATCGGGATGGTTTCCGGTTTGCTTGCCCTCTTGTTTCAGAAGGGAAAAGCCGGCCTGCTCATTTGGGCCCTTTGCAGCGCGGGCGCCGTTATCATGACGGTTGTCAAGTGGAGCATCGCCGGGAGCGCGTCTGTTTTGTTCGTGGTCAGCATCCTGGTGGATGTCTGTATGCCCGCCGGTGCATATGCCATGCTGAAAAGGAGATAG
- a CDS encoding NUDIX hydrolase, producing MELLDIVDENGTPTGQTIGREEAHRLGIRHRTSHVWLARKHDGKIQVLLQKRSRNKDSYPGCYDISSAGHIPAGQGFVESALRELREELGIEAKAEELICCGRRRFEFRDVFHGREFRDAQVSNVYLLWHDMEASRFRIQKSELESVMWMDLDQCFEMVRTANLPNCIYIEELEMIASRLRGTEKSPA from the coding sequence ATGGAACTGCTGGATATCGTGGACGAAAACGGGACGCCGACCGGGCAGACGATCGGCCGGGAGGAAGCGCACCGACTTGGAATCCGCCACCGCACATCCCACGTCTGGCTGGCGAGGAAGCACGACGGAAAAATCCAGGTGCTGCTGCAGAAAAGGAGCCGGAACAAGGACTCCTACCCCGGCTGCTACGATATCTCCAGCGCGGGGCACATCCCCGCCGGGCAGGGATTTGTGGAATCCGCCCTGCGGGAGCTGAGGGAGGAGCTCGGGATAGAGGCAAAAGCGGAGGAACTGATCTGCTGCGGCCGGCGCCGGTTCGAATTCCGGGATGTTTTTCACGGGAGAGAGTTCCGGGATGCGCAGGTCAGCAACGTTTACCTGCTGTGGCACGACATGGAGGCGTCGCGGTTCCGGATTCAGAAATCGGAGCTGGAATCCGTGATGTGGATGGATCTGGATCAGTGCTTCGAGATGGTCCGGACCGCCAACCTCCCGAACTGCATTTATATCGAGGAATTGGAGATGATCGCCTCCCGCCTTCGCGGAACGGAGAAAAGCCCGGCGTGA
- a CDS encoding protein of unknown function (Evidence 5 : Unknown function) yields the protein MKKVTLTVDDYLYAFYQKVGENAGGIKAEQVMTDTLFKLAGELSLNAINEKSAEKGRAYKNIQNHH from the coding sequence ATGAAAAAGGTTACCCTAACAGTGGATGATTATTTGTATGCGTTTTATCAGAAGGTGGGAGAAAATGCGGGAGGAATAAAAGCGGAACAGGTGATGACCGACACCCTTTTTAAACTTGCGGGGGAACTTTCGCTAAACGCCATAAACGAAAAAAGCGCAGAAAAAGGCAGGGCATATAAAAATATTCAAAATCACCATTAA
- a CDS encoding NAGPA domain-containing protein, with amino-acid sequence MQKMNQQKNPPSRKIKRKLLSTAAVLLAVIQLSAVSAATVTPTFGDIQLTNLVATTLMRDYSRTVAPGLVETKFTFTNRSNKINECFMLEYAPSAGQIGLSVGTPGDGTYAGGYRAATVRDQANAAIAHGKPVVAAINGDMYNMTTNQPWGVVVKDGVELQGTVSSRAYRWNFFGIEKDGTPLIASSEEYQQLKPQLQNAIGLYDTLLVKNGAAVTQKSIDQKTSSPRLGVGIRANGTVFFIMVDGRHSNYSTGVTLQEMATIMKDMGAVEAGNLDAGGSATLLSRNAGGSTLILRNRPSDGKERPVPNSLLFLTKP; translated from the coding sequence ATGCAGAAAATGAATCAGCAAAAGAATCCCCCATCCCGGAAGATCAAACGAAAGCTTTTGTCCACCGCGGCCGTCCTGCTGGCCGTCATCCAGCTTTCCGCCGTATCCGCCGCCACAGTCACACCCACATTCGGCGATATCCAGCTGACCAATCTGGTGGCAACCACGCTGATGCGCGATTACAGCAGAACCGTGGCGCCCGGATTGGTGGAAACCAAGTTTACGTTTACGAACCGGAGCAACAAGATCAACGAATGCTTCATGCTGGAATACGCCCCCTCGGCGGGACAGATCGGCCTTTCTGTGGGGACGCCGGGTGACGGCACCTACGCCGGCGGCTACCGCGCCGCCACGGTGCGGGACCAGGCAAACGCGGCCATTGCCCACGGCAAGCCCGTGGTGGCCGCCATCAACGGAGACATGTACAACATGACCACCAATCAGCCCTGGGGCGTCGTGGTGAAAGACGGCGTGGAGCTGCAGGGGACGGTCTCATCCCGGGCTTACCGCTGGAACTTCTTCGGGATCGAAAAAGACGGGACCCCGCTCATCGCCTCCAGCGAGGAATATCAGCAGCTCAAGCCCCAGCTTCAGAACGCTATCGGCCTGTATGACACCCTGCTGGTGAAAAACGGCGCGGCCGTAACGCAGAAATCCATCGATCAAAAAACGTCCTCTCCCCGCCTGGGCGTGGGGATCCGCGCCAACGGGACCGTATTCTTTATCATGGTCGACGGACGCCATTCCAATTACTCCACGGGCGTCACGCTGCAGGAAATGGCTACGATCATGAAGGATATGGGCGCGGTGGAAGCCGGGAACCTGGATGCGGGCGGTTCCGCCACCCTGCTGAGCCGGAATGCCGGCGGCAGCACGCTGATTCTTCGCAACAGGCCCTCAGACGGGAAGGAACGCCCGGTGCCCAATTCGCTGCTGTTTCTGACGAAACCGTAA
- a CDS encoding NAD(P)H dehydrogenase, which produces MNILVLNGSPKGGRSNTLKVTNAFLDGLNAGNGGRVEIVPVYAARIEHCRGCFACWTKTPGRCVIPDDVAGLIEKYVGADVVIWSFPLYYFGMPSKMKAFLDRLLPTNLPFMTVNGDGTSGHPARYDLSNQRHVLISTCGFYSRKNNYDALLRQFEILSKGRFAKILCPEGELLRVPQLSARVDEYLSQVRKAGEEFALRGEFSCDTQKKLDELLYPPETFVEMANASWEIQEPSRNSQPEEERSYHFVRQMAAVYNPRGYSGDVVLELYFTDLDKTYQLLLGKEKCTVSTDDFTPYTTRIETSFELWQRISEGKINGAEAMMKKQYRVLGSFDTMLKMDDYFGTQKPAVETPVPSGAAKTNMSILLLPWIILWALLPVNAVWGAAAGIAACSVLSLLGLRFRLTVYDRIGGVLVSAFGLAALFGADQTAVVCVSYLVFGALWLVSCAAKIPLTAYYSCNGYGGEKAFGNPLFLKTNRILTAAWGALFLLVAIGSYFLMNSPVSGYTGLLNSAAPALMGAFTAWFAKWYPAKVARG; this is translated from the coding sequence ATGAATATCCTGGTGCTCAACGGCAGCCCCAAAGGCGGGCGGAGCAACACCCTGAAAGTGACAAACGCGTTTTTGGACGGGCTGAACGCGGGGAACGGCGGCCGCGTCGAGATCGTGCCCGTTTACGCAGCCCGGATCGAGCATTGCCGCGGCTGTTTCGCCTGCTGGACCAAAACGCCCGGCCGGTGCGTCATCCCGGATGATGTGGCGGGCCTGATCGAAAAATACGTCGGCGCCGACGTGGTCATCTGGAGCTTTCCGCTCTATTATTTCGGCATGCCCTCCAAGATGAAGGCCTTCCTCGACCGCCTGCTGCCAACGAACCTGCCTTTCATGACGGTAAACGGGGACGGGACCAGCGGGCACCCGGCGCGGTACGATCTGTCGAACCAGCGCCATGTCCTGATCTCGACCTGCGGCTTTTATTCCAGAAAGAACAATTACGATGCCCTGCTGCGGCAGTTCGAGATTCTGAGCAAAGGCCGCTTTGCCAAAATCCTCTGTCCAGAGGGGGAGCTGCTCCGGGTGCCGCAGCTTTCGGCAAGGGTGGACGAATATCTGTCCCAGGTCAGAAAGGCGGGGGAGGAGTTCGCCCTGCGCGGCGAATTTTCATGCGATACGCAGAAAAAGCTGGATGAGCTTTTGTATCCCCCAGAAACGTTTGTCGAGATGGCGAACGCAAGCTGGGAGATTCAGGAGCCTTCCCGGAACAGCCAACCCGAAGAGGAACGCTCTTACCACTTTGTGCGGCAGATGGCCGCCGTTTACAACCCGCGGGGGTACTCGGGGGATGTCGTGCTCGAGCTGTATTTTACCGACCTGGACAAAACCTATCAGCTCCTGCTGGGGAAGGAAAAGTGCACGGTCAGCACCGATGATTTTACCCCTTATACCACCAGGATCGAAACATCCTTTGAGCTTTGGCAGCGGATTTCGGAGGGAAAAATCAACGGGGCCGAGGCCATGATGAAAAAACAGTACCGGGTTCTGGGCAGCTTCGACACTATGCTGAAAATGGACGATTATTTCGGCACGCAGAAGCCCGCTGTGGAAACCCCTGTTCCATCCGGAGCGGCGAAAACCAACATGAGCATTCTGCTGCTCCCGTGGATCATCCTGTGGGCGCTGCTGCCGGTGAACGCCGTCTGGGGCGCCGCCGCCGGAATCGCGGCCTGCTCCGTTCTTTCGCTGCTCGGCCTTCGGTTCCGGCTGACCGTCTACGACCGGATCGGCGGCGTTCTGGTTTCCGCGTTCGGGCTGGCGGCGCTTTTTGGGGCCGATCAAACGGCCGTCGTCTGCGTTTCCTACCTGGTGTTCGGGGCGCTGTGGCTGGTTTCCTGCGCGGCGAAAATCCCGTTGACGGCATATTATTCCTGCAACGGTTACGGCGGCGAAAAAGCGTTCGGAAATCCGCTGTTCCTCAAAACCAACCGGATCCTGACTGCGGCGTGGGGGGCGCTGTTCCTGCTGGTCGCGATTGGGTCGTATTTTCTGATGAACAGCCCTGTTTCCGGCTATACCGGCCTGCTCAATTCCGCGGCGCCCGCCCTGATGGGCGCGTTCACGGCATGGTTTGCAAAATGGTATCCCGCAAAGGTCGCAAGGGGATAA
- a CDS encoding Gamma-glutamyl-gamma-aminobutyrate hydrolase family protein — translation MKMAKKLNAILLAMVMSITLIACNGPSTQPKAPESSVPVSSSTGSDETKVKVGLSWANDKENDPADYQNAVTKVGGEYVMLPQIKTEEEAKKALATVDALVMRGGEDIDPKYYNEKPDALLETVDPLRDTSDYLLIQTAIKEDIPALLTCRGMQIGNVVCGGTLYQDFPSQYKTDVKIIHRDQKTPRTDFVKHMVTVEGNNIIADAMGGAGEYEVNSWHHQAVKDVGKNLKVVAKAPDGIVEGYVKTDNTYFMGVQFHPEAMIAEGNNSFLPFYQNLIAQGAKEQNEKEAA, via the coding sequence ATGAAAATGGCAAAGAAACTTAACGCGATACTTCTGGCAATGGTAATGAGCATCACTTTGATTGCTTGCAATGGGCCCTCAACTCAACCGAAAGCTCCGGAAAGTTCCGTTCCGGTTTCGTCATCCACGGGATCAGATGAGACGAAAGTCAAAGTCGGTCTTTCTTGGGCCAACGACAAGGAGAATGACCCTGCAGATTACCAAAACGCGGTGACGAAGGTCGGCGGCGAGTATGTCATGCTCCCACAGATCAAGACCGAAGAAGAGGCCAAAAAAGCCCTTGCGACGGTGGATGCGCTGGTCATGCGCGGCGGCGAAGACATTGACCCAAAATATTATAATGAAAAGCCCGATGCCCTGCTTGAAACAGTAGACCCCTTGCGTGACACCTCTGACTATCTGCTGATTCAGACTGCTATTAAGGAAGATATTCCTGCTTTACTGACATGCCGAGGCATGCAGATTGGAAATGTGGTTTGCGGCGGAACCCTGTATCAGGATTTTCCAAGCCAGTATAAAACGGATGTAAAAATCATTCACCGTGACCAGAAGACCCCCAGGACGGATTTCGTCAAACATATGGTGACCGTTGAGGGAAATAACATCATCGCCGACGCGATGGGCGGCGCAGGTGAATACGAGGTCAACTCGTGGCATCACCAGGCTGTGAAGGACGTGGGCAAAAACCTGAAGGTCGTCGCGAAAGCCCCCGATGGCATTGTGGAAGGCTATGTGAAAACAGACAATACATACTTCATGGGCGTTCAGTTCCACCCTGAAGCGATGATCGCTGAGGGGAACAACAGCTTCCTGCCGTTTTACCAGAATCTGATTGCGCAGGGTGCGAAGGAGCAAAACGAAAAGGAAGCAGCGTAA
- a CDS encoding protein of unknown function (Evidence 5 : Unknown function), with amino-acid sequence MSLQVVKRGYVPKDQTEFGAVWKARMDAAANDIRYLLDHGYPVSPAVTFVGNHYLLSERQRMALTRGLASRERLCARRKKELQSLSGTVSVDGFNTVITLEVAISGSLLLGCGDGTIRDLAGLHGTYRIVDKTVRAVELMLGALERTGADRAVVFLDRPVSNSGRLKALIEEKGAHRRLAVDAELLSDVDRQLSGMTQVVTSDGVILDRCGGWYNLNRRIIEESIPEAWIYSFIKE; translated from the coding sequence ATGAGCTTACAGGTTGTGAAAAGAGGATATGTCCCGAAGGATCAAACGGAGTTCGGAGCGGTGTGGAAAGCCCGGATGGATGCCGCCGCCAACGACATCCGCTATCTTCTGGATCACGGCTATCCCGTTTCCCCGGCCGTCACCTTTGTCGGGAACCACTATCTGCTGTCCGAGCGGCAGCGGATGGCCCTGACACGCGGGCTCGCGAGCCGGGAGCGGCTTTGCGCCCGCCGGAAAAAGGAGCTGCAAAGCCTTTCCGGCACCGTATCGGTCGACGGCTTCAACACCGTCATCACGCTGGAGGTGGCGATTTCCGGCTCGCTGCTCCTCGGCTGCGGCGACGGGACGATCCGCGATCTGGCCGGGCTTCACGGAACTTACCGCATCGTGGACAAAACGGTCCGGGCCGTGGAGCTGATGCTCGGCGCGCTGGAGCGGACCGGCGCCGACAGGGCCGTCGTCTTTCTCGACCGCCCCGTTTCCAACTCCGGCAGGCTTAAGGCGCTGATCGAAGAAAAGGGCGCGCACCGCCGCCTTGCCGTGGATGCCGAGCTGCTTTCCGATGTGGACCGGCAGCTTTCCGGCATGACGCAGGTCGTCACGAGCGACGGAGTCATTCTGGACCGATGCGGCGGGTGGTACAATCTGAACCGCAGGATCATCGAAGAGAGCATCCCGGAAGCATGGATCTATTCTTTCATTAAAGAATAA
- a CDS encoding protein of unknown function (Evidence 5 : Unknown function), protein MDDSKALQAILDKLGSLEEGQKTTDVQLDKIGNRLSKIGEDSEITRSGVNTLLGWAEKVQVQVSIPLYRKGQD, encoded by the coding sequence ATGGACGATTCAAAAGCACTGCAGGCGATTCTTGACAAGCTGGGCAGCTTAGAAGAAGGGCAAAAGACAACCGATGTTCAACTGGATAAAATAGGGAACAGGCTTTCCAAAATCGGGGAAGATTCCGAGATCACCCGAAGCGGCGTAAATACCCTGTTAGGCTGGGCCGAAAAAGTACAGGTCCAGGTTAGCATCCCGCTTTACCGGAAAGGGCAGGATTGA
- a CDS encoding protein of unknown function (Evidence 5 : Unknown function) — protein MVNIDFRFSTVQTKKSRMDTGFSSIHAALLWYEWRNLGVGTLCPCAASPSVFGINGDFEYFYMPCLFLRFFRLWRLAKVPPQV, from the coding sequence ATGGTTAATATAGATTTTAGATTTTCTACAGTGCAAACAAAGAAGAGCCGCATGGATACTGGATTTTCCAGCATTCATGCGGCTCTTTTATGGTACGAGTGGCGAAACTTGGGTGTTGGCACGCTCTGCCCGTGTGCCGCGAGTCCCTCCGTTTTTGGCATTAATGGTGATTTTGAATATTTTTATATGCCCTGCCTTTTTCTGCGCTTTTTTCGTTTATGGCGTTTAGCGAAAGTTCCCCCGCAAGTTTAA
- a CDS encoding conserved protein of unknown function (Evidence 4 : Unknown function but conserved in other organisms) — MSYVDPKIRDKFESLSIDLKNEILKRGVKLYTMDDLMKCLQDIVDGK; from the coding sequence ATGTCTTATGTCGACCCTAAAATCCGCGACAAATTCGAGTCCCTGTCCATCGACCTGAAAAACGAAATCCTGAAGCGCGGCGTAAAGCTGTACACGATGGATGATCTGATGAAATGCCTGCAGGACATTGTCGACGGAAAATAA
- a CDS encoding PMT_2 domain-containing protein, which yields MLMNSEKVRKGLANMKTIKRYKDKIALLMILCLAGFLSAYHIQDQGYSNEFYAASVKSMLVSWKNFFFVSLDPGGWVTVDKPPVSLWVQAAFAKVFGFSGWSILLPEALAAVASVLILYHIVKRHFGAAAGLLSALALALSPIFIVISKTNNTDSVLILFMLLSAWAMSVAADTGKLRYLVLSAVLLGVAYNAKTLEAFLILPALFAVYLFGTNLKWRTRAWHLGTAFLVLTVVSLSWSVLVDLTPASERPYVDNSTSNSELELAIGYNGIQRITGQNGGRGGSFAPKSRDAQTASGEAKDDGVQGNPSSSPSASGGDSEESPAPGGFSQNSFEEGIGSPPSGMNGGSSGRGFGGGNSFNGGGSASPLRMFNTTLGGQDSWLLPFGLFTLLALILRMRGESDREKRRKLLCDLLMWGGSVVTMVGYFSVANFFHPYYISAMAPFLAALVGIGAVEMRELYRRGKASGYILPAALAATLGAQIFMLRSYPSFAKILIPLIAVAAGVPTLLLFVLKPLGKGSGGLGTVCMSVALAGLLIAPAVWLGYSVFTNNINSSIPSAGPSASEASFSGNAGGFNARPDGGGDAGQGDRYGDSGEDGDRPSGEEDARSPAGFGQGGNMQNRSGSSEKLIRFLEANNTGEKWLIAVPDAAEAEPIILATGKPVIAVGGFSGNDNTLTAAKLEELVASGQLKYFLLSDGGRGISNSEVTSWIKQYGTAVDSTEWSDSSASGFGGRENAGTLYDLSSYRASSKTSSTAGE from the coding sequence ATGCTCATGAACTCTGAGAAAGTCCGGAAAGGTTTGGCAAATATGAAAACAATCAAACGGTACAAAGATAAAATCGCCCTGCTGATGATTCTCTGCCTGGCAGGGTTCCTGTCGGCGTACCATATTCAGGACCAGGGTTACAGCAACGAATTTTATGCCGCAAGCGTAAAAAGCATGCTGGTAAGCTGGAAGAACTTTTTCTTTGTCTCTCTCGATCCCGGCGGATGGGTCACGGTGGACAAGCCTCCTGTTTCCCTGTGGGTACAGGCCGCCTTTGCGAAAGTCTTCGGATTTTCCGGCTGGAGCATCCTCCTTCCGGAAGCGCTTGCGGCCGTTGCGAGCGTCCTGATCCTCTATCATATCGTCAAGCGGCATTTCGGCGCGGCGGCCGGGCTGCTCTCCGCTCTTGCGCTCGCGCTTTCGCCGATTTTCATCGTGATCAGCAAAACCAATAATACGGACTCCGTCCTCATCCTGTTTATGCTCCTGTCGGCGTGGGCCATGTCCGTCGCGGCGGATACCGGAAAACTGCGTTATCTGGTCCTTTCCGCGGTTCTGCTCGGCGTCGCCTATAACGCGAAGACGCTCGAAGCTTTTCTGATTCTCCCCGCGCTTTTCGCCGTTTATCTGTTCGGCACAAATCTGAAATGGCGCACCCGCGCGTGGCATCTCGGCACGGCTTTTCTCGTTTTGACCGTCGTATCGCTGTCCTGGTCCGTCCTGGTGGACCTGACGCCCGCGAGCGAACGGCCTTACGTCGACAACAGCACGAGCAATTCCGAGCTGGAGCTTGCCATCGGCTATAACGGGATTCAGCGCATTACGGGGCAGAACGGCGGCCGGGGCGGGAGCTTTGCGCCGAAATCCCGTGATGCTCAAACCGCTTCCGGCGAAGCAAAGGACGACGGGGTCCAGGGCAATCCGTCCTCCAGCCCTTCGGCAAGCGGCGGCGATTCCGAAGAAAGCCCCGCACCCGGCGGATTCTCCCAGAATTCTTTTGAGGAAGGCATCGGGTCGCCGCCTTCCGGAATGAACGGTGGCAGTTCGGGCAGAGGCTTTGGCGGAGGCAATTCCTTCAACGGCGGCGGCAGCGCAAGCCCGCTGCGCATGTTCAATACGACGCTTGGCGGACAGGACAGCTGGCTGCTTCCATTCGGGCTTTTTACCCTGCTCGCACTGATCCTCCGCATGCGCGGGGAAAGCGACAGGGAAAAACGCCGGAAGCTCCTGTGCGACCTGCTGATGTGGGGCGGGTCCGTCGTTACGATGGTCGGATATTTCAGCGTGGCGAACTTCTTTCACCCGTACTATATTTCCGCGATGGCGCCGTTCCTGGCCGCGCTGGTCGGCATCGGGGCCGTGGAGATGCGGGAGCTTTACCGCCGGGGGAAAGCATCCGGATATATTCTGCCCGCGGCGCTCGCCGCGACGCTTGGCGCGCAGATTTTCATGCTCCGCTCCTATCCGTCCTTCGCAAAGATCCTGATCCCGCTCATCGCCGTCGCTGCCGGGGTCCCGACGCTCCTGCTTTTTGTTCTCAAACCGCTGGGGAAGGGGTCCGGTGGGCTCGGCACCGTGTGCATGAGCGTCGCGCTTGCAGGGCTTCTGATCGCGCCGGCCGTATGGCTGGGCTATTCCGTTTTCACCAACAACATCAATTCGTCGATCCCGTCCGCCGGCCCATCCGCTTCGGAAGCTTCCTTTTCCGGAAACGCCGGGGGCTTCAACGCAAGGCCTGACGGCGGCGGAGATGCGGGGCAGGGAGACCGCTACGGGGATTCCGGCGAAGACGGGGACCGTCCTTCCGGGGAAGAGGACGCCCGGAGCCCGGCGGGGTTCGGACAGGGCGGCAATATGCAGAATCGCTCGGGTTCCAGCGAAAAGCTGATCCGCTTCCTGGAAGCGAACAACACCGGCGAAAAATGGCTGATTGCCGTACCGGACGCCGCTGAAGCGGAGCCGATCATCCTCGCGACGGGAAAACCGGTCATCGCCGTCGGCGGGTTCAGCGGCAATGACAACACCCTTACGGCTGCGAAGCTTGAGGAGCTGGTAGCATCCGGACAGCTGAAATACTTCCTTTTGAGTGACGGCGGGCGGGGAATCTCCAACAGCGAGGTGACCTCCTGGATCAAACAATACGGAACCGCCGTGGATTCCACCGAATGGAGCGATTCTTCTGCTTCCGGCTTCGGCGGGCGCGAAAATGCGGGCACCCTCTACGATCTTTCCTCCTATCGGGCCTCTTCCAAAACTTCTTCCACTGCGGGAGAATAG